gtttatgttgtttttgtgatgtttcttgttttttgttttacttttttgttttttttctaatgtatttgttttctgtttagtttttggtttattttttgtctctttattttgattcttgtttttgatttgtttttatttttgttgttgttgttgtgttttttttttgtcttatttttgtttctaatttgtcttttttattttccccggggtgtgtgtgtgtgtgtgtgtgtgtgtgtgtgctatAATCGGACTGTTCCTTTcattgattttcctttttttgatcCAAACATAAAAACgattagtttaatttttgtaaaaaagaaaagaaaaatctggaAATGTTTCTGGATTCTTAGTGTAATGTTGACACTAAAGGCATGTTCACCATGTTTTTCCTAACTGTGGGGAAACGGCTTGTTCCCTGGTTGTTGATTtctcatttgaaaataaaacccaGTTGTTATAAACTTTACTGACCCTGGGTTGATCTGCTCTGTTGAAAATAGTCTTAGCATGAATGCTGCCATGGTTGCATTTCCTACTGAACAGTTTTCCAAATGttaaccttttctttttttaaatcgtACCGCTCCAAAACTTccgtttttaaaaaaatattgcctcttttaaaagtttcttcattttgtcaAAACGTCATCAGTTCTGAAAATGTCCCCCTCTGCTGGTCACCTGGTGGTCATGCCTCTTACCTGGCTGTCTTTACGTCTCAGCTCCCACGTTCTCACCGAGGACGTCCTTTACCGTGAGGTCACCCCCAGCAACCACCTGTTGTCACGGCGACTGCTAACCAAAACCAACCGTCTGCCGGGCTGGGCGGAGCGCGTGTTCCCCGCCCACATGGCAAGGGCCGTGTACGTCCTGGAGGACTCCATTGTGGACCCGCAAACGCACACTCTCATCACAAAGACGTGGAACCTGAACCACAACACGCTGATGGTGAATATGACGGTGGCGTTCATCATTTATGCTAGAACTTTTCATTGatgttcttgttttaaaatgagtttaatgTTATATTTGTAGAAGTCTCATAAACCGAAGAATCATAGCTATGTTTAACCATCCTCACTGCTGAGTTTcatctgtgttttatgtttaaagaCTGTGATGTTTAGTCTGTGCTGTTCGTGCGTCTCAGACGGTGGTGGAGCGATGCTTGTTCGAGGAGGACCGCAGTCGGCCATCTTGGACCAAACTGAGGAGGGAGGCCTGGATCTTTTCAGCGGTGTACGGCTTGGCCCGGCCCATCCAGGTGGATATTTACACGTGCTGAATCTAAATTCAGAACCGAGGGCGGAGCTACAGACATCACAGAGAGATAGGGCATTATCACATTAGGCACAGTTGTTTCATACGTACCATGGTGCAATCGCTCCCGTCTCTCCAGGGGTCTGGTTTCATTTCAGTAATGTTGGTCAGCGCTGGTACTACATATATAACCAGTAGGGGGCGGTATGCATGTAGTTTGCTggcaaatctgccaagaagagaaaagaagaagaggcagCCATGGCATATACTCAGGCTGACATTAGTCTATGCTACGGTTAATAATCCAGTCCATCAGGTaggaaaaaattatttttgggACGCCAACAACGACCCTCTTCCTACCTTCATCTACTGTGTAACTCAACGGCTGTAATGAGCCCATGCACTCCTGCTTTTACAGCGACTAATGGAACTAGACTCTGGGGTCAGGTGTGCTCAGATCCAGGCCAGAGTGGAATTATGCAACATAAACCTACAAAGCCAACCTAGTGGTAGCTGCTGGTACCACGGTAGCTTCAATGCTAACAGGGGATGCTAACAGCTAATCCAGCTGAATTTGGCAGTAGATAGCGGCACACATTTACAAATTTATCGTAGCTTAATGTAGTTTTAATTGTAAATAGATTTGAATTTATGTTGGTTTGATCTAAAAGAAGCTAACTGTGTCTTTCAGGAGTTTGGACTGGCCAGGTTTAAGAGTAACCAGGCCAAAGCCATGAGGGGTCTGGAGTACGCTCTGTCCAAAATACAAGGTAAGATGCACACGGATGcagaacacacatttttatttttcatgattttgacctatttttaaaaaatataaatcagaGCTACTAGTCTGCCTTTATGTCTGTCAGCCTGTCAACAAATGTTAAACCAAGATAGAGAGTCAACGAGAGCTTGTGCCAAAATCCTGCCCACCAGAAGGGTCAATATAGAAATACAAAGATAAACAGGATCTGTTAATTCTTGAGAAAATCTCAAAATTCAcgagaaataaatcaaaaacatcaaaacattttaaatgtaaatttttattttatttattcatttgaaaattttgatataTAAAGACCTAAAtatacaattttttaaatccGTATATTTACGAGAAGCAAAACAGGAAACAGTGTCTGATAGTCCCAGTTTCTATGAATTTCTCTTCTTAGTCcagataataatgataaagtgATGACCTGGACTAAATAGACTGGACTAAGTTACAGATTTTTCAACACGAAAACGTCAAGCTTTTTCTCCTAAAGTTTCAACTTTTTAACTtgaacattttgagtttttttcttagaaataaaaaacttttcaacactaaaatttcatgtgtttttctccAGTTTCCTGACTTCTTTATGTTAAAGTTTAAggtttatttcaaattaagttacaatgttttttaatgtaaatattttgtttttggatttgtTGTTGATCGAAAACTTTTTTCaatgtttaattttagttttttttttctctttaacttATAACTTTTACAACataaaaatttcaagtttaaatttgaaacttttttaacattaaaagtttatttctattcaaggtctgacttttttaacattcaaatttgattttaatgagatttttttttgtttcttaggTTATGGCTGTAAGAACTTAaaaatttagagtttttttttttttttactttttgaacttttttttcaccttaagtcacagcattttttcaatgttttttaatgctattttattttctccaaagttatgtcatttttcttttaaatgtccaactctttaaacttgaaaatttcctGTCTTTTCACTAAAAGTTGTAAAGTTATAAGtaagtaaactttatttatatagcgcTTTTCACAGACAGtagtcacaaagtgcttcacagtagTAGACATATATAAAACGATCATACAGTCGAATAAATAGTGTAAAATACAACCAAACACAATGCTGGGTCAGTTTGGACTAGAATGCTTGCCgaaacaaatatgtttttagGTGCTTTTTTAAAGCATCCACTGAGTCCAGAGAGCGCAGGTCTAAAGGAAGTTCGCTCCAAAGGCAAGGCGCAGTGGCTTTGAATGATCAGTCTCCCCGAGTTTTAAAACAAGTTCATGGAACCATCAGCAGGTCCTGCCCAGACGACCTCAGGCTTCGAGCTGAGTTATGACTTCTTGAAATTAAAAAGGTTTTACGTTTCTTCTAAATCAACAACTTTTTTAGCTTTATGATTTCAAGCGTACCCCCACCCAcaaacagatcctctttattttagtattttcttGAAGAGCCCTAATGTACTGTTTTATAGACAGGactaataaaaaacatgaaaatagttAGAGGTTATAGCCTGACGGTGATGATATGCAGGCTTTAACAACTTGATAGGATTTTTGAAATCAGGCTGTGGTCATTACAgttaaacatcagttaaagttACAGATCAATACAaactgttttctctctttgattGACAGCAGCAGATGCCCCGCCCCATCTCCACAGTGACCAGGCGGAGTCGTCAGAGAAGCACAAGCCCCTCCCACCACAGGCCGGTCCAGCCTCCAACCAGAAGCCAAAGCAGTTCGTCTAAGATCTCAGCTTCTACATCAGCAGCTGGCTGCAGCATTTATGACAGAGGGGGCGGGGCTTTATGCCAACCTGAGCTGTGATTGTCCCCGTGGGAAGTCAGAGGACaaatgttcttttcttttttaaatatcagctgCTCTGTAGCTAGAatcaatcccagaatgctttgggGCTTGAATACTGTCTTTGATAGAGATTTTATACCTCAAAggtgcttttttctttttcttcttctttttctagATTATTAGGACCCAGGACCAGGGGAATTGTTGGCGTTTCGTTTTTGTTCCCACTTTCACCAAAACAATAAATGATGtatattaatttaaataaactttaagaatgtttaatgtttttcttaactgctttaacacactttaaatcttaaaattcaCAGGAAACAGACGAGTTGAACGCCTCTGATCAGCCAAACAGTTCCTCcatcaaacaaagaaaaaccgCCCACAGGTACTTTACTACAGAGAACCATCAGCGACCACAAAGGAAACTCACCATTAGCCAAAGGAGGGCAATCACCTGGGGCCTCAACATACAGTCATTATAGGTGAGAATAAGATATGAGGTCTAAAACTACTCTAAATGATTAAGATGTGAATGTCCATTAGGGTCCAAGAGTTAAGAAAATAACATCAGACACATTTAATAAACTCAAAGAGACTCTGTGGAGGACTCCTGACCCCAACAGCAGATCCAGGACCCTGAAAAGTCCCCAGAAGTCTTCATATCAGTCTAAAGATAGTCAGGAGGAACTGAAATAGTGTCTGGGTGATTTTAAACTTGTTTAATAGAGAATCTCTAAATGTCCCCTCTGGGTGAACCCTACAGAAGTCTCTTGATGGATGCATAAACAAGTTGTGTTTTACACACACTCAATAGAAAGAAAACACATGTTCAGATTTTTGGTTTTTATGGGGAACTTTAAGTTAAGtcaagtcaaactttatttctataGCACATTTCAAACACAAGGCAACACAATGTGCTTCACAGTCACAGGCAAGTTAAAAggtacagaagaaaaaagaaggcaGAAAGTCAAATAAGTACAACACACCCATCACACATTCGCCACAGAGATTAAAGCGTGCAAACacaatacccccccccccacacacacacacgtacaaCCGCACTGTAAAACAAGCAATAAGATCTAGCCATAAGCTGATGAGTAAAGTTTTGTTGAAGTAAAcaaaaagttaactttatttgtattcacTGAGCTAATTTCTGTCAGTTTAATGTCAGGCAGCATGCAACACCTTGTGTATGGCAGGCACtattttgtttaaagaaaattagAGTATTGTTGTAAATCACTGAAGATTGCTTAGATTTAATTCGCTGTGACAAATGAAAATAGTGTCAGTGGTTAGtgaatataatttttaaaatatcaaacaataGACAAACAGATAAATTAATTTAAGAATTAAATGCCAATATAGGTGCATATAGATTTAGGACTTTGTGTGAAATGgcttaaaatgatcaaattatTGGTTAAATCTAACTTAATACTTagttaaaataaagacaaagtaAGGAATGTATTCCTGGTGTACCTGCCTACATTTAAATAAGTTTGTATGCTTAAAATAAATCTGAGTGATCTGAAAAGGTTCGCTTAGTTAATTATTTGATTGGATTTAACTCAATCGATCAACCTAAATGCTATTTAGTTCAACAGAGTTATGCAGATTTAATTCAACAGTAAATTAGGATTTAGTCAAGaactaaacattaaaaatctttttatagGTTGAGTGTGTCATCCTGACATTAACCTTTGGATCCAGAAATCATTGGGAGCGTGGAGACGTTTGATTGTTTGATTTATTCCCTATAATGTCTCAGGATGCAGTCTAAAGTTTTATAATCAAcctttactctttttttttccaacaattttttttattggtttttcaaaacaagtttaaaaacaacaacagaacaaaatCTCCAGCTCAGACATAACATAGCACAGATCTACCTCActaaaaagaaggaaaaggaaGTACCATACATTAAACAAATATATGCACATGAAGTACAAGCCAAACATCCAATCTGGGTATCTCATAATTCCAACCACTTCTTTGCAATACGATGGCATCAAAAAGTTACAAAAGGGTAAGTCTGAAGGCAGGTAAGTAAAAATATAGTCAAGGGCAAAAGAAACATTAGGATCTAATTGGAAATCCATGCAAAATTGACAATGATAAAATAGGTCCTATATGTACTAAGTAAGGATCCCAGACCTTATAAAAATGATCCACAGAGGAGTGAAGCATACATGTGATATATTCGTTAGGAATACATTCCATAATAAAGTTGTGCCATGACTTCTTTGTAAGGACTGTGTCTTTGATACAGAAAAGCAGAATATTCTTCCTAGCTGCAAAGGTTAGGAGAGTAAATAGTCTTTAATGACTAGCTTTTGTGATATGAACATTTGAGAGACCAATAAGAAGCCAAAAATAGCAGATAATTCAGATACAATACCAAGCCAGTATCTTTGCAACTCAGGGCATGACCAGAAACAATGAATGTAATTGCCAGTTTCAGATTTACATTTACTGCAAAGTGGAGATGCATTATTATCCATTTTAAGTTTGAGAGCAGGTGTTATATAAATACGATGTACAATTGTTAACTGAATGGATCTAGTACGATTGCAGACAGAAATCTTAGTAGCCTTGATCCATACCTCCTGCCACTCTGCATCATCAATAGAGATGCCCAGATCTCTCTCCCATGCTTGTTTGGTGGCCTTAGAGGTTAGAGAGGAATTCAGACTAAGGGCCTTGCAAAATACTCTTGCATGTTTCTTGGTCACACTTAAAGACAGAAACTTTTCTACATGAGACATTACATCATTATTAATTAAAGTAGTGTCTTTCTTAATAAAATGTCTAATTTGCAAATATCGAAAGAATTCCCCATTTTGTAGTTTATACTGTTGCTGAAGTtgctgaaatgataaaaaagctTGAGCAGAAACTAAATTTCCCAatttagttattccatgtttaaaCCATAATCCAAAGCCATGATCAGAACAGCCTGGAAAGAAGTCTGGGTTATCCAGAATAGGAGTGAGGGGAGATGTTAGTTGAGTGTGACCCTCTAAAGCTCGAATAGACCTCCAGGTTTTGATTGTACGTAGGGTGATTGGATTAGAACAGAGAACCCGGAGCGATTCAGggttagaaataaaaagtaagttCCATAGTGGACATTTAGATTGAGAAGCCTCAATATCTAGCCAGATCGAATTTGGGTCACATTTTAGCCAGTCTGTCATTGCACAAAGATGGGCTGCCAGCTGATAAAGTCTCAAATTAGGGACATCTAAACCCCCATCTGAGGCCGACAGCTTaagttttgccaatttaagtcTAGGTTTCCTTTTACTCC
This genomic stretch from Cheilinus undulatus linkage group 22, ASM1832078v1, whole genome shotgun sequence harbors:
- the LOC121504411 gene encoding PRELI domain-containing protein 1, mitochondrial-like isoform X1, whose product is MGRYFHSDVDIKSPWQQVLAAFWQRYPNPYSSHVLTEDVLYREVTPSNHLLSRRLLTKTNRLPGWAERVFPAHMARAVYVLEDSIVDPQTHTLITKTWNLNHNTLMTVVERCLFEEDRSRPSWTKLRREAWIFSAVYGLARPIQEFGLARFKSNQAKAMRGLEYALSKIQAADAPPHLHSDQAESSEKHKPLPPQAGPASNQKPKQFV
- the LOC121504411 gene encoding PRELI domain-containing protein 1, mitochondrial-like isoform X2, with the translated sequence MGRYFHSDVDIKSPWQQVLAAFWQRYPNPYSSHVLTEDVLYREVTPSNHLLSRRLLTKTNRLPGWAERVFPAHMARAVYVLEDSIVDPQTHTLITKTWNLNHNTLMTVVERCLFEEDRSRPSWTKLRREAWIFSAVYGLARPIQEFGLARFKSNQAKAMRGLEYALSKIQADAPPHLHSDQAESSEKHKPLPPQAGPASNQKPKQFV